The Gossypium hirsutum isolate 1008001.06 chromosome D03, Gossypium_hirsutum_v2.1, whole genome shotgun sequence genomic interval CTCCTGGAAATTACCTGAATAAAAGCTAACAATGTTATCAGTAGGAATTAGATGATTCCAAATATCCCTTGTAGCAGGACAATCCCTAATAGCATGCAACACATCTTTAGAGATGTGTCCACAAATCTCACACGCTGAGTTATGGTCGATACCTCGCCAGACTCTTTCCATATTAGTGAGTAGCCTCTACTTGAGAGCAAGCCAAATAAAGAACCTAACCCTTTGTGGACTTTGAAACTTCCAAGGGATCTTCCACATAGCTTCTTTCGGCTTCTAGAAACTCTCTCAAATTTTTCTGTATGCACTTTTAACCGAAAATGAAACCGTCAACATACCTCCTCAGATGATTTTGTCAGCCCCTGCTATCGGGTATAGAGGAAGGACTCTAATAATCTTGTGAACAATTATCTCTAGTAGCCAAACCTAAAATAAATCTAAGTTCCAAGTGTCATTATCTGACACCATTTCACTTACCAAACAATCTAGATCAAGATTAGAGTGACCAGGAATCAAATTAACTAGAGGCCTCGTATTTGGAACCCATGGATCTCGCCAACACATGACGTTTCTCCCATCCCTATTGACGAGAGCAAATTCTCCCGAATAAGAGGCCAAACCTTGATGAGGGCTTTCCACAGGAAAGAACATCTACTCCTTGATAGGTAGTCGACAATTCCATTTGTAACCTCATATTTAGCTTGAAGGACCTGGACCCAAAGGGCTATGGGTTCAGTCACAAGTTCAAAACCCAACTTTATCATGAAGGAAGTGTTATGATCCTACAATTTTTACAAGTCAATACAGCCATGTTCCTAAGGTTGGCAAACGTCTTCCCAGCCAACCAAAGCCACTTTTCGACTCCTTCCCGAAGACCCCTAAACAAACCGATGCACCATGCTCTCAATTTCCATACAAAGGCCTATAGGAATCAACATAGACTGCAAGAAACAACTATGGATCGCCAAAAGAACCGATTGAGCTAAAGTAGCTCTACTAGCTAAGGATAACGTCCTTGCCTCCCAACTTTGTAACTTGCTCTAAAATTTTTCCACCACAAACTGCAAAGATCTATTGATTACTTTTTCATGAAACAGAGGTACCCCTAGATAACTTCCAAGATTCTAGTTCTACGAAAACAAATGATACGACATAGGCTACCTCCTGAAGCATCACTTACTTCTTCAGAGAAGCATACATTCATTTTATTAGCATTAATTTTGTGTCTAGAATAATCACAAAAGTTGTCCAACACCTCTTTCAAAATGATGGTTTTATCCTCTTCCGATATGATTAAAACGTATTTTAAACTATACATAAGTGGATAAAGTTGAAAATTATCCTATAATTAAATGAATCGTACTAACATATATTGAAACTAAAAGGCATTGTGGGTGGTAAAGTTTCGACCAGTGCCAATTTATCTGATCCAACTTCAATGACAAACAAGTACCAAAATAAGTTCGAGTTTTGTACTAACGTACTTATTTCTGACATTTTTTCGTATCTAAGAAATCTATaatggtttttatattttaaaattttaagggaaTTGCAACCCAGTAAAGGTCTGGCCAAAGGACCAATCCGAAGGAACAATATTGTTAGAGACAAGAGTGTGTCCCATCGCTGGTTGTGACCCTGAAAGAGAGGCTTTGCCCATTAAGGTAAGCATTGCTTTGCTGGTTTTGGGCACAACTTCTCGATATGGGTAACCAACCAGTTTTCAACCCTTTGATCGAAGCCGAATGAACATGCCCGACACCCCCGACATTGGTGAATAGGACTAGGTTGAAGTATGAATGGCCATTGATTGTCATTCTCATGCCCCTGCTCTTTCTACATGGCACCCTATAAAAATCACAATAACATTTGTTATGTTCGCAATAAACATGATTGAAAACGCGTATGTAACTACAAGCTGGAAAGATAAGTTATAGGAACAATCCCAGCTTTATAATGGGCAATTTGTTGGAAAACGGGTTGAGAGAGATGAAAATggttggggggggggggttgCACCAGCCGCCTGCGTTGTTTGGCGGGCACCAGTTAGGGTCATTAACGCACTTGAGCTCAAAACAAAAGCCCCACAACTCAAGCCATTAGTGAACAGTGCTGTGCTCAATGCTGCCGTATTGGTCCCATACCCTTGGCTGTATAGATTTCCATATCCACAAGCCCCACCCTTAAAATTATCGAACATTTATTATATTTGCAATCGAAAAGTTGCTGCTAAAGTAGGAAGTATAAAACGAGAAAATGCCAAGAACTCAAATTTACTCCAATATATCATTCAGGCCAAGCATGTAAAATGTTTGCAATAAAATAACATCAAGAAGTTTATCTTTTTCTGTCGatgcatatttaaaacatatatacagGGATGTTTCACATGGTTCTGTATATAATATCAAGCTTCTACTTGCGGCCTGCTTCTTCGAGTTCTCGAAGCCCACCGACCTTCTGCTCTATCTCCTCAATCAGCTCTTCACGCCACAACTCTGCCCTTGCAGATTCTTCAATGTCCTCTTGCTGCATTTCAAATAGCCTCATGAGCCAAACAACATATACAACTGAATTGAAAGTGAACTAACAGTACTTCAAAAGCAAAAAGGTAAGAACCCTTAGCTTAGTCCAATTAGTTTATGCAATCAAACTTTTAAAAACTATGGAATCTAGCAAGTATGATATTATAATATCCCTAGACTATAAGACCTTTATGCCAAAAGAGAAAAGCCTAAGAATCAATCACATATTTGGTACGTCAACTTTGGTAAGATTTAGAAATTGGTGTTTCGAGATTGATTTTAGACTAATTTAATGTCAAAGAAATGAATCCGGCgcttaattcaattcaattcaattggtGGGTTCATGCATGTACATCCTTCCCTTATTCCCGCACCGAGGCTTCTTTTTTACCGCAACCAATcaataatactaaaatttatcaCATACACAATGTGAGTAACTGCAAATATCAattatttaaaaggatatttataaatttattttaataaataaataaagatagaGTGATAAgagatatttatttaaatttattgatcTTGTGTTCGTTTCACAAACAATATTTTACAGTTATTTcatttgaaatattataaaagtatcaAGAGACTAAAAAAATTCTTAGAATAATATTAgttatcttttaaaataataatttaataattttacaactgGGTTGATTGTACTTTATAcagtatatatatacaattgatggaggtaataaaatatgaatattagaatgaaaatatataaaagttattaaaacaAAGTTTTAGTTGATTggttaatttaagttttattaataCAATTTACAGGGGTTCTAGTttcattatatgtatatttttattgattttttaattaaaagattaaaatgcattccaataatataatttattttgattatagaAAGATATTCTCGTAATTCTTTAATCGAGTTAGTGTCTGATTAACTCATGACAACAACTTAATTAAGGtcttaaataaatatgatatagATGAGGAAATTAAGGGATGTAATTAACCTTCTCATAAACCCAATGTCCAGTACCATCACCTCCATCTTTCCTGTATACTTCAGAATCATAGTATGGATCCTACACAATGATGTTCTAAATCAGATACTTTAAAGCTCAAATTAAAAGAAAGCCACCCATTATATATCAGTTGTAGCGAACAAAATCAATGGACATATGATTATACCTTGGTGGACCCAAAAAACAAACATCCCCAGCAAGTGAACATAATGTAGAAAGCATCTGCAAAGCAAAAAGGACCAAAGGAAAATTCTTCAGCATTTCATCATATAGCTTCAATACATAAATCACTGACCAatttgaatgaatgaatgaattgatggaAAAACACTTACAAACTTTTTTAATGGCTTCATCACTAAGATGCCAAATAGATTTATTGGTTATAATTTCTCTTTGGGCATCAAGTTGTTGAACATGATGAACTAAAACTGCCATTAGAGGCCAGTCTGGTAAAGCATTCACTTTAACAAAAGCTCCCCTTATTTTACTCTTGTTGCCTTCATCAATCTATATGTATATAAATCACAAATTTCAAGCTGGTACTGCAGTAACATCCCTGCAAATCAAATCACTCACCAAACTACTTACCTGCTGGCAGCCATTGTTGAAAAGTCTAGTGCTGCTTGAAGATGGGTAGTTGCCGAATTTGGTAGGTTGAAGATAACTACAGTGAATCCATGGTTTTAAAATGGTGAAGCTCATATTTGGTTTGTAGAATGGGgtagttcttttttctttttttttcttccaaaagttATGGATTTTTGGTACTTTAGTTATGTGAGTGGAGGGCTAAGTGGATAAGGCACTCATTTGCATCCATTCTTACTCGGCCCTCGGTCGGGTCACGATccgttttgtaaaaaaaaattcatgtcatATCTCGGCCTGGTTCGATTTGtggctcacttttattattaaaattgttataaaataatggttttgaaaaatatatttaatcagcaataatgataaaatatgagAACAACTCAATTTGTATTATTTTctaatatcatgttatattttatttcGTGTTTTAACCTTTGCAATTCTTTCACAATTACAAACAACCTAACTAAAACAATAATAGTTCATCATAAtctaatttttagactttaacttaataattatcccacactaaaattgaaatactttttatctaaatttaactttaaatttaataattgtcTCAAATTAGAACATGgccttttttttccaaaaatataaaacattaatctaaattaaaaaatttcaaactcaaCATAAAAACATTTTCTGGAATTCtaacccaaaataatattaaCCCTAATATTTCTTGGAAGATTTTCATGTGAACCCAAAATAACATGACCTCGCAGTTCGCACTGTTGATGAGCTTGCATATATGGTGGGCTCGCAAATATGGTGAGCTCACAGTCTTGGTGAGCTCGTAGTCATGTAGGAGCTAGGTTTGTCAATGCATGGATAGTTGGAAcgacaaaaatgtgcaagtgtacacaatcactaacaagtaataaagtgacaagtaaatgtcaagttattatgcccacaaggactgtgaaagaaaatatttatgaaatacaactttaaacaatttggtgaaagaaaaatatattgatttgaaaaagtatttacaaaactaaaaattaactaagaaaaataaaaagtaaaaatgttccaatacacaatttttttaaaatgagtttaatcaatatgacataattgtgttcaatcaattacattccttaacttagaattactaaacccatgttcatgttgttacaaataaTTTCACGGCCACTTGGTATTTTTTTAACTAAACCATTTGAATTAAATCTAAgccattttaattaaatcaagaacAACAACACAACAAATATTTATGTTCATAATCACAacataaattagaaaaattaaagagaagaGAACTAGGAAACAGATCTCGGTGTTTCTCCAAAGCTAGACTAGtgtactcatcttcttcatagCTTGTTTTGTCGATTCAAGGCCTTAACGAACACTTAAATGTTGTTACTCCAAGGGAGATGCAAGCTCTCTTTCAAGAGGGGAAATCGACAAAGGAAGATGACAAGCAAATGGGAAAACAGTGAAGAAAATGGAAGAGAGAAAGGTGAAGAATGTGTGAGATGTGAATTGTGTGAAATGAGGAAAGGAATAGGGGCATTTATAGGTGGAAATGGCTACGAAAAATAGCACAGAATTATCAGTGACTCCCTCTCCCTTGGTTGGCCATGCATTAAACAAGTTTGAGtgattcaaacttgctatttttagCTTAGGGCAAAAAGTATAAGGCATGAAAAGTGGAGGGGGTTGAATGGCATTTAGGAGAAGTTCAAGGACCATTTTGCAAGTGTGAAAATCAACTAAAATcagctgattgggtcagctaTATGGACGGTATGGGCCGCCCCATTCTTGTTGGACCAGtcctattttattttgtaataccccctacccgtttccgtcgccaaaataggatacgaggcattaccatattTTACTGAATTAAAGTTTTTTCTGTTATTACGAGTTTAATTCTTATTCATTTATCTAATCATGTCATGATGTCCCTTGGATAGGCCtttgaagcccaaaacatacatcgggaatAACTGATATTAAATCGAAGCCATaagaaatttttcgcaaaatctcaaagTTATACTTACTTTAGCCATACCAACAGCTAA includes:
- the LOC107949817 gene encoding photosynthetic NDH subunit of subcomplex B 4, chloroplastic; this translates as MSFTILKPWIHCSYLQPTKFGNYPSSSSTRLFNNGCQQIDEGNKSKIRGAFVKVNALPDWPLMAVLVHHVQQLDAQREIITNKSIWHLSDEAIKKVYAFYIMFTCWGCLFFGSTKDPYYDSEVYRKDGGDGTGHWVYEKQEDIEESARAELWREELIEEIEQKVGGLRELEEAGRK